One stretch of Oncorhynchus clarkii lewisi isolate Uvic-CL-2024 chromosome 1, UVic_Ocla_1.0, whole genome shotgun sequence DNA includes these proteins:
- the LOC139416335 gene encoding kelch-like protein 30 isoform X1, with protein MVRNVDDLDFCLASHPQSILEGLRSLCCNPKLVDVTLAAGGRDFPCHRAVLALCSVYFHSMFSGDFVESIAARVELHGVDPDIMASLLDFCYTGKLTINQGNVEGLIRTSSQLQFQAVRTVCSRYLQHQIDATNCLGILEFGEVHGCPEVVAKAWGFLLENFEAVQRWEEFPLLEKERLVACLSNERLQTRTECTRVEAALAWVRHHQESRLPHLPELLGLTRLALLSPDYLTNTLMKDSLVLASLSCVEVVERVCREKMDVKPGDVVQSGSPSPQPNLEEVLFVMGGRSLDDSDDEDDDDEDRDPRLLPGNCGFYNPKTQQWYELPVFPNHNKYGYSVVSLNNDVYVTGGSRGSQSNTWSTTETWKYITREGRWVTVAPMLRPRTNHTSAALSGEIYVIGGTTMDFVDIEHYDPYNDTWARTCPAVKYVTNFTATACHGKLYVIGSCAVKYNALTLQCYNPVIDGWSIICSPFIPKYLSSPRCVSVEGLIYLIADNTKKVYCYDPLANMWQKVQLLHMLHENGDLVALDSQLFATGGHWKGMEGDYGVEVEVYNRASNSWKVECFLPRLWIYSGTCSVFLDPSQWSDPFPLDET; from the exons ATGGTGCGTAATGTGGACGATCTGGACTTTTGCCTTGCCTCCCACCCCCAGAGCATCCTGGAGGGGCTACGCTCCCTCTGCTGCAACCCCAAACTAGTGGACGTGACTCTGGCCGCGGGCGGCCGCGACTTCCCCTGTCACCGGGCCGTCCTGGCGCTCTGCAGCGTCTACTTCCACTCCATGTTCTCCGGGGACTTTGTGGAGAGCATCGCGGCTCGGGTGGAGCTGCACGGTGTGGATCCTGACATAATGGCTTCCCTTCTAGACTTCTGCTACACAGGGAAACTCACCATCAACCAGGGAAACGTGGAGGGCCTGATACGCACGTCCAGTCAGCTACAGTTCCAGGCGGTCCGGACTGTGTGCAGCCGTTATCTCCAGCACCAGATCGATGCCACCAACTGCCTGGGGATCCTGGAGTTCGGGGAGGTACACGGCTGTCCCGAGGTCGTAGCAAAGGCTTGGGGATTCCTTCTGGAGAACTTTGAGGCCGTACAGCGCTGGGAGGAGTTTCCTCTGCTGGAGAAGGAGAGGTTAGTGGCGTGTCTGTCCAACGAGAGGCTACAGACCAGGACAGAGTGTACCCGTGTGGAGGCAGCCCTGGCCTGGGTGAGACACCACCAAGAGTCCCGACTCCCCCACCTCCCAGAGCTTCTGGGGCTGACCCGCCTGGCCCTCCTGTCCCCGGACTACCTCACTAACACCCTAATGAAGGACAGCCTGGTTCTAGCCTCTCTCAGCtgtgtggaggtggtggagagggtaTGCAGAGAG AAAATGGACGTGAAGCCAGGAGATGTGGTCCAGAGTGGCAGCCCGAGTCCCCAACCCAACCTGGAGGAGGTGTTATTCGTGATGGGAGGACGCTCGCTGGACGACTCAGATGacgaagatgatgatgatgaagacagAGACCCCAGGCTGCTGCCCGGAAACTGTGGCTTCTACAACCCTAAGACAC aacaGTGGTATGAGCTGCCAGTCTTCCCCAACCACAACAAGTACGGATACTCTGTGGTCTCTTTGAATAATGACGTTTATGTCACAG GGGGCTCGAGGGGTTCCCAATCCAACACCTGGTCGACCACAGAGACCTGGAAGTACATCACCAGAGAGGGACGGTGGGTGACGGTGGCACCCATGCTCCGGCCCCGGACTAACCACACCTCAGCAGCCCTCAGCGGAGAGATATACGTCATCGGAGG CACTACAATGGACTTTGTAGACATTGAGCACTATGACCCATACAATGACACCTGGGCCCGGACATGCCCTGCAGTGAAATACGTCACAAACTTCACAGCGACTGCCTGCCATGGTAAACTATACGTGATAGGCTCCTGTGCTGTTAAGTACAACGCCTTGACTCTGCAGTGCTACAATCCTGTTATAG ATGGGTGGAGTATCATCTGCTCTCCCTTCATCCCCAAGTACCTGTCCTCTCCTCGCTGTGTCTCAGTGGAGGGGCTCATCTACCTGATCGCTGACAACACCAAGAAGGTTTACTGCTACGACCCACTGGCTAACATGTGGCAGAag GTCCAGCTGCTGCACATGCTCCATGAGAACGGAGATTTGGTGGCGTTGGACAGTCAGCTCTTTGCGACGGGGGGTCACTGGAAGGGCATGGAGGGGGACTacggggtggaggtggaggtgtacAACAGAGCTTCTAACAGCTGGAAGGTGGAGTGTTTCCTACCAAGGCTCTGGATCTACAGCGGGACATGTTCCGTCTTCCTGGACCCCTCCCAGTGGTCCGACCCATTCCCCCTCGATGAAACCTAA
- the LOC139416335 gene encoding kelch-like protein 30 isoform X2: MVRNVDDLDFCLASHPQSILEGLRSLCCNPKLVDVTLAAGGRDFPCHRAVLALCSVYFHSMFSGDFVESIAARVELHGVDPDIMASLLDFCYTGKLTINQGNVEGLIRTSSQLQFQAVRTVCSRYLQHQIDATNCLGILEFGEVHGCPEVVAKAWGFLLENFEAVQRWEEFPLLEKERLVACLSNERLQTRTECTRVEAALAWVRHHQESRLPHLPELLGLTRLALLSPDYLTNTLMKDSLVLASLSCVEVVERVCREKMDVKPGDVVQSGSPSPQPNLEEVLFVMGGRSLDDSDDEDDDDEDRDPRLLPGNCGFYNPKTQQWYELPVFPNHNKYGYSVVSLNNDVYVTGGSRGSQSNTWSTTETWKYITREGRWVTVAPMLRPRTNHTSAALSGEIYVIGGTTMDFVDIEHYDPYNDTWARTCPAVKYVTNFTATACHDGWSIICSPFIPKYLSSPRCVSVEGLIYLIADNTKKVYCYDPLANMWQKVQLLHMLHENGDLVALDSQLFATGGHWKGMEGDYGVEVEVYNRASNSWKVECFLPRLWIYSGTCSVFLDPSQWSDPFPLDET; the protein is encoded by the exons ATGGTGCGTAATGTGGACGATCTGGACTTTTGCCTTGCCTCCCACCCCCAGAGCATCCTGGAGGGGCTACGCTCCCTCTGCTGCAACCCCAAACTAGTGGACGTGACTCTGGCCGCGGGCGGCCGCGACTTCCCCTGTCACCGGGCCGTCCTGGCGCTCTGCAGCGTCTACTTCCACTCCATGTTCTCCGGGGACTTTGTGGAGAGCATCGCGGCTCGGGTGGAGCTGCACGGTGTGGATCCTGACATAATGGCTTCCCTTCTAGACTTCTGCTACACAGGGAAACTCACCATCAACCAGGGAAACGTGGAGGGCCTGATACGCACGTCCAGTCAGCTACAGTTCCAGGCGGTCCGGACTGTGTGCAGCCGTTATCTCCAGCACCAGATCGATGCCACCAACTGCCTGGGGATCCTGGAGTTCGGGGAGGTACACGGCTGTCCCGAGGTCGTAGCAAAGGCTTGGGGATTCCTTCTGGAGAACTTTGAGGCCGTACAGCGCTGGGAGGAGTTTCCTCTGCTGGAGAAGGAGAGGTTAGTGGCGTGTCTGTCCAACGAGAGGCTACAGACCAGGACAGAGTGTACCCGTGTGGAGGCAGCCCTGGCCTGGGTGAGACACCACCAAGAGTCCCGACTCCCCCACCTCCCAGAGCTTCTGGGGCTGACCCGCCTGGCCCTCCTGTCCCCGGACTACCTCACTAACACCCTAATGAAGGACAGCCTGGTTCTAGCCTCTCTCAGCtgtgtggaggtggtggagagggtaTGCAGAGAG AAAATGGACGTGAAGCCAGGAGATGTGGTCCAGAGTGGCAGCCCGAGTCCCCAACCCAACCTGGAGGAGGTGTTATTCGTGATGGGAGGACGCTCGCTGGACGACTCAGATGacgaagatgatgatgatgaagacagAGACCCCAGGCTGCTGCCCGGAAACTGTGGCTTCTACAACCCTAAGACAC aacaGTGGTATGAGCTGCCAGTCTTCCCCAACCACAACAAGTACGGATACTCTGTGGTCTCTTTGAATAATGACGTTTATGTCACAG GGGGCTCGAGGGGTTCCCAATCCAACACCTGGTCGACCACAGAGACCTGGAAGTACATCACCAGAGAGGGACGGTGGGTGACGGTGGCACCCATGCTCCGGCCCCGGACTAACCACACCTCAGCAGCCCTCAGCGGAGAGATATACGTCATCGGAGG CACTACAATGGACTTTGTAGACATTGAGCACTATGACCCATACAATGACACCTGGGCCCGGACATGCCCTGCAGTGAAATACGTCACAAACTTCACAGCGACTGCCTGCCATG ATGGGTGGAGTATCATCTGCTCTCCCTTCATCCCCAAGTACCTGTCCTCTCCTCGCTGTGTCTCAGTGGAGGGGCTCATCTACCTGATCGCTGACAACACCAAGAAGGTTTACTGCTACGACCCACTGGCTAACATGTGGCAGAag GTCCAGCTGCTGCACATGCTCCATGAGAACGGAGATTTGGTGGCGTTGGACAGTCAGCTCTTTGCGACGGGGGGTCACTGGAAGGGCATGGAGGGGGACTacggggtggaggtggaggtgtacAACAGAGCTTCTAACAGCTGGAAGGTGGAGTGTTTCCTACCAAGGCTCTGGATCTACAGCGGGACATGTTCCGTCTTCCTGGACCCCTCCCAGTGGTCCGACCCATTCCCCCTCGATGAAACCTAA
- the LOC139416335 gene encoding kelch-like protein 30 isoform X3 — translation MFSGDFVESIAARVELHGVDPDIMASLLDFCYTGKLTINQGNVEGLIRTSSQLQFQAVRTVCSRYLQHQIDATNCLGILEFGEVHGCPEVVAKAWGFLLENFEAVQRWEEFPLLEKERLVACLSNERLQTRTECTRVEAALAWVRHHQESRLPHLPELLGLTRLALLSPDYLTNTLMKDSLVLASLSCVEVVERVCREKMDVKPGDVVQSGSPSPQPNLEEVLFVMGGRSLDDSDDEDDDDEDRDPRLLPGNCGFYNPKTQQWYELPVFPNHNKYGYSVVSLNNDVYVTGGSRGSQSNTWSTTETWKYITREGRWVTVAPMLRPRTNHTSAALSGEIYVIGGTTMDFVDIEHYDPYNDTWARTCPAVKYVTNFTATACHGKLYVIGSCAVKYNALTLQCYNPVIDGWSIICSPFIPKYLSSPRCVSVEGLIYLIADNTKKVYCYDPLANMWQKVQLLHMLHENGDLVALDSQLFATGGHWKGMEGDYGVEVEVYNRASNSWKVECFLPRLWIYSGTCSVFLDPSQWSDPFPLDET, via the exons ATGTTCTCCGGGGACTTTGTGGAGAGCATCGCGGCTCGGGTGGAGCTGCACGGTGTGGATCCTGACATAATGGCTTCCCTTCTAGACTTCTGCTACACAGGGAAACTCACCATCAACCAGGGAAACGTGGAGGGCCTGATACGCACGTCCAGTCAGCTACAGTTCCAGGCGGTCCGGACTGTGTGCAGCCGTTATCTCCAGCACCAGATCGATGCCACCAACTGCCTGGGGATCCTGGAGTTCGGGGAGGTACACGGCTGTCCCGAGGTCGTAGCAAAGGCTTGGGGATTCCTTCTGGAGAACTTTGAGGCCGTACAGCGCTGGGAGGAGTTTCCTCTGCTGGAGAAGGAGAGGTTAGTGGCGTGTCTGTCCAACGAGAGGCTACAGACCAGGACAGAGTGTACCCGTGTGGAGGCAGCCCTGGCCTGGGTGAGACACCACCAAGAGTCCCGACTCCCCCACCTCCCAGAGCTTCTGGGGCTGACCCGCCTGGCCCTCCTGTCCCCGGACTACCTCACTAACACCCTAATGAAGGACAGCCTGGTTCTAGCCTCTCTCAGCtgtgtggaggtggtggagagggtaTGCAGAGAG AAAATGGACGTGAAGCCAGGAGATGTGGTCCAGAGTGGCAGCCCGAGTCCCCAACCCAACCTGGAGGAGGTGTTATTCGTGATGGGAGGACGCTCGCTGGACGACTCAGATGacgaagatgatgatgatgaagacagAGACCCCAGGCTGCTGCCCGGAAACTGTGGCTTCTACAACCCTAAGACAC aacaGTGGTATGAGCTGCCAGTCTTCCCCAACCACAACAAGTACGGATACTCTGTGGTCTCTTTGAATAATGACGTTTATGTCACAG GGGGCTCGAGGGGTTCCCAATCCAACACCTGGTCGACCACAGAGACCTGGAAGTACATCACCAGAGAGGGACGGTGGGTGACGGTGGCACCCATGCTCCGGCCCCGGACTAACCACACCTCAGCAGCCCTCAGCGGAGAGATATACGTCATCGGAGG CACTACAATGGACTTTGTAGACATTGAGCACTATGACCCATACAATGACACCTGGGCCCGGACATGCCCTGCAGTGAAATACGTCACAAACTTCACAGCGACTGCCTGCCATGGTAAACTATACGTGATAGGCTCCTGTGCTGTTAAGTACAACGCCTTGACTCTGCAGTGCTACAATCCTGTTATAG ATGGGTGGAGTATCATCTGCTCTCCCTTCATCCCCAAGTACCTGTCCTCTCCTCGCTGTGTCTCAGTGGAGGGGCTCATCTACCTGATCGCTGACAACACCAAGAAGGTTTACTGCTACGACCCACTGGCTAACATGTGGCAGAag GTCCAGCTGCTGCACATGCTCCATGAGAACGGAGATTTGGTGGCGTTGGACAGTCAGCTCTTTGCGACGGGGGGTCACTGGAAGGGCATGGAGGGGGACTacggggtggaggtggaggtgtacAACAGAGCTTCTAACAGCTGGAAGGTGGAGTGTTTCCTACCAAGGCTCTGGATCTACAGCGGGACATGTTCCGTCTTCCTGGACCCCTCCCAGTGGTCCGACCCATTCCCCCTCGATGAAACCTAA